One genomic segment of Hevea brasiliensis isolate MT/VB/25A 57/8 chromosome 3, ASM3005281v1, whole genome shotgun sequence includes these proteins:
- the LOC110633689 gene encoding uncharacterized protein LOC110633689 isoform X2, with amino-acid sequence MSGKASSSQHTVGFSGSGGLSHVYIQYPPLRCRIPGSRGLYYDDGSKLLLGPTSNQVFSWKTVPFDPHVAPTSDSISEGPILSIRYSLDAKFIAIQRSSQEIQIWHRETGETFSHKCRSESESILGFFWTDCPLCDFVLVKTSGLDLLACDYESKLLDLVETRRLNVSWYVYTHESRLVLLASGMQCKTFTGFQLSSAGIVRLPRFEMAMAKSEANSKPVLAAEDIYIVTVYGRIYCMQIDRVAMLLHSYRFYRDAVVQQGSMPVYSSKIAVSVVDNVLLVHQVDAKVVILYDIFADSRAPISAPLPLLFRGFPRSNTSSSRFSGKDGESAEANISDHEAIIYGDDWTFLVPDLICDVANNFLWKIHLDLEAISASSSEVPSVLEFLQRRKLEANKAKQLCLAITRTVILERRPVSMVARVIDVLVSNYSYSIKTGSYLKGIKVERTSISSGAHVNSPRSSANISASGIDALGKSYEHEPSARVENESLNRSSNISTSDSEDEAHFESLKNTTTSLQKLDRENILGAESASNEAQPSSSQSQHPGLNNNPLNASVSERQELQLASPAISPDEMYSFVFAPVEEEMVGDPSYLVAIIVEFLRSTNLEKIKVHPNLYVLTIQLLARNERYTELTLFIINKVLEPSKEVAMQLLESGRQNFQIRKLGLDMVRHLSLHHDYVVLLVQDGYYLEALRYARKHKFESCGSFFASTFFFILPFSNPILFREDSPGFTKTLDGA; translated from the exons ATGTCTGGGAAAGCATCAAGTTCACAACATACTGTTGGTTTTAGTGGGTCTGGCGGGCTGTCACATGTTTACATTCAATATCCGCCTTTAAGATGTAGAATTCCAGGATCAAGGGGTTTATATTACGATGATGGGAGTAAGTTGCTACTTGGCCCAACATCTAATCAG GTGTTTTCTTGGAAGACTGTTCCTTTTGATCCTCATGTTGCGCCTACATCTGATTCAATAAGTGAAGGCCCAATCTTATCTATTAGATATTCTTTAGATGCGAAGTTCATAGCAATCCAACGTTCTAGTCAAGAGATACAGATTTGGCATAGAGAAACTGGGGAAACCTTCAGTCACAAGTGTAGGTCAGAGTCAGAGAGTATACTAGGATTCTTTTGGACTGATTGTCCACTGTGTGATTTTGTACTTGTGAAAACGAG TGGGCTCGATTTGCTTGCCTGTGATTATGAGTCAAAATTGCTTGACTTGGTGGAGACAAGGAGATTGAATGTGAGTTGGTATGTCTATACGCATGAAAGTCGTTTGGTTCTTCTTGCTTCAGGAATGCAATGCAAGACATTCACTGGATTTCAG CTCTCATCTGCCGGAATTGTTCGCTTGCCAAGGTTTGAGATGGCAATGGCCAAATCTGAGGCTAACAGTAAGCCTGTCCTAGCTGCTGAAGATATCTATATTGTGACTGT GTATGGGAGAatatattgcatgcaaattgacaGAGTAGCAATGCTGCTGCACTCTTATAGGTTTTATCGTGATGCTGTTGTACAACAG GGTTCCATGCCAGTTTATTCAAGCAAGATTGCAGTGAGTGTAGTCGATAATGTACTGCTTGTCCATCAAGTGGATGCAAAGGTTGTTATACTCTATGACATATTTGCTGATTCTCGAGCACCCATCTCTGctccacttcctctactgtttaGAGGTTTCCCTAGGTCCAATACTTCTTCCTCTCGATTTAGTGGCAAAGATGGTGAAAGTGCAGAGGCCAACATAAGTGATCATGAAGCAATCATTTATGGAGATGACTGGACATTTCTAGTTCCAGACCTTATATGCGATGTTGCTAACAATTTCTTGTGGAAGATCCATCTAGACTTAGAG GCAATTTCTGCAAGTAGCTCTGAAGTTCCTTCAGTGCTAGAGTTCCTGCAGCGACGGAAGTTGGAAGCTAATAAG GCTAAACAGTTGTGCCTGGCAATAACACGTACTGTCATCTTGGAAAGGAGGCCGGTGTCCATGGTTGCCAGGGTAATAGATGTACTTGTTAGTAACTATTCCTATTCAATCAAAACAGGCAGCTATCTCAAGGGAATAAAAGTGGAGAGAACTTCAATTTCCAGTGGGGCACATGTAAATAGTCCCAGGTCCAGTGCCAATATATCTGCAAGTGGAATTGATGCCCTTGGAAAATCATATGAACATGAACCTAGTGCCAGAGTTGAGAATGAATCCCTCAACAGATCTTCAAATATTTCCACTTCAGACTCTGAAGATGAGGCACACTTTGAATCTCTAAAAAACACCACAACTAGTCTTCAAAAGCTGGACAGGGAGAACATATTGGGTGCTGAAAGTGCTAGCAATGAAGCTCAGCCATCATCTTCTCAATCTCAGCATCCTGGACTGAATAACAACCCACTAAATGCCAGTGTTTCTGAGCGGCAGGAATTGCAACTTGCTTCACCAGCAATTTCACCTGATGAGATGTATAGCTTTGTGTTTGCCCCAGTCGAGGAAGAGATGGTAGGAGACCCATCTTACTTGGTTGCCATCATTGTTGAATTCCTTCGCAG CACAAATTTGGAAAAGATCAAGGTTCATCCCAACCTCTATGTGCTGACGATACAGCTTCTAGCCCGCAATGAGCGGTATACAGAACTCACATTGTTCATCATAAACAAG GTTCTTGAGCCCTCAAAAGAAGTAGCAATGCAGCTTCTAGAGTCAGGTCGACAAAATTTCCAAATCAGGAAGTTGGGTCTGGATATGGTGAGACACCTCTCTTTACATCATGATTATGTGGTGCTACTAGTGCAAGATGGATATTATCTTGAAGCCTTGCGTTATGCAAGGAAGCACAAG TTTGAATCCTGTGGTTCTTTTTTTGCATCAACTTTCTTCTTCATCCTACCCTTTTCCAACCCTATCTTGTTCAGAGAAGATTCTCCTGGTTTTACCAAAACATTAGATGGAGCATGA
- the LOC110633689 gene encoding uncharacterized protein LOC110633689 isoform X1, whose translation MSGKASSSQHTVGFSGSGGLSHVYIQYPPLRCRIPGSRGLYYDDGSKLLLGPTSNQVFSWKTVPFDPHVAPTSDSISEGPILSIRYSLDAKFIAIQRSSQEIQIWHRETGETFSHKCRSESESILGFFWTDCPLCDFVLVKTSGLDLLACDYESKLLDLVETRRLNVSWYVYTHESRLVLLASGMQCKTFTGFQLSSAGIVRLPRFEMAMAKSEANSKPVLAAEDIYIVTVYGRIYCMQIDRVAMLLHSYRFYRDAVVQQGSMPVYSSKIAVSVVDNVLLVHQVDAKVVILYDIFADSRAPISAPLPLLFRGFPRSNTSSSRFSGKDGESAEANISDHEAIIYGDDWTFLVPDLICDVANNFLWKIHLDLEAISASSSEVPSVLEFLQRRKLEANKAKQLCLAITRTVILERRPVSMVARVIDVLVSNYSYSIKTGSYLKGIKVERTSISSGAHVNSPRSSANISASGIDALGKSYEHEPSARVENESLNRSSNISTSDSEDEAHFESLKNTTTSLQKLDRENILGAESASNEAQPSSSQSQHPGLNNNPLNASVSERQELQLASPAISPDEMYSFVFAPVEEEMVGDPSYLVAIIVEFLRSTNLEKIKVHPNLYVLTIQLLARNERYTELTLFIINKVLEPSKEVAMQLLESGRQNFQIRKLGLDMVRHLSLHHDYVVLLVQDGYYLEALRYARKHKVTTVRPSLFLEAALASNDSQLLAAVLRFFSDFIPGFRNTSDHHTYHRILSEMNSAIAT comes from the exons ATGTCTGGGAAAGCATCAAGTTCACAACATACTGTTGGTTTTAGTGGGTCTGGCGGGCTGTCACATGTTTACATTCAATATCCGCCTTTAAGATGTAGAATTCCAGGATCAAGGGGTTTATATTACGATGATGGGAGTAAGTTGCTACTTGGCCCAACATCTAATCAG GTGTTTTCTTGGAAGACTGTTCCTTTTGATCCTCATGTTGCGCCTACATCTGATTCAATAAGTGAAGGCCCAATCTTATCTATTAGATATTCTTTAGATGCGAAGTTCATAGCAATCCAACGTTCTAGTCAAGAGATACAGATTTGGCATAGAGAAACTGGGGAAACCTTCAGTCACAAGTGTAGGTCAGAGTCAGAGAGTATACTAGGATTCTTTTGGACTGATTGTCCACTGTGTGATTTTGTACTTGTGAAAACGAG TGGGCTCGATTTGCTTGCCTGTGATTATGAGTCAAAATTGCTTGACTTGGTGGAGACAAGGAGATTGAATGTGAGTTGGTATGTCTATACGCATGAAAGTCGTTTGGTTCTTCTTGCTTCAGGAATGCAATGCAAGACATTCACTGGATTTCAG CTCTCATCTGCCGGAATTGTTCGCTTGCCAAGGTTTGAGATGGCAATGGCCAAATCTGAGGCTAACAGTAAGCCTGTCCTAGCTGCTGAAGATATCTATATTGTGACTGT GTATGGGAGAatatattgcatgcaaattgacaGAGTAGCAATGCTGCTGCACTCTTATAGGTTTTATCGTGATGCTGTTGTACAACAG GGTTCCATGCCAGTTTATTCAAGCAAGATTGCAGTGAGTGTAGTCGATAATGTACTGCTTGTCCATCAAGTGGATGCAAAGGTTGTTATACTCTATGACATATTTGCTGATTCTCGAGCACCCATCTCTGctccacttcctctactgtttaGAGGTTTCCCTAGGTCCAATACTTCTTCCTCTCGATTTAGTGGCAAAGATGGTGAAAGTGCAGAGGCCAACATAAGTGATCATGAAGCAATCATTTATGGAGATGACTGGACATTTCTAGTTCCAGACCTTATATGCGATGTTGCTAACAATTTCTTGTGGAAGATCCATCTAGACTTAGAG GCAATTTCTGCAAGTAGCTCTGAAGTTCCTTCAGTGCTAGAGTTCCTGCAGCGACGGAAGTTGGAAGCTAATAAG GCTAAACAGTTGTGCCTGGCAATAACACGTACTGTCATCTTGGAAAGGAGGCCGGTGTCCATGGTTGCCAGGGTAATAGATGTACTTGTTAGTAACTATTCCTATTCAATCAAAACAGGCAGCTATCTCAAGGGAATAAAAGTGGAGAGAACTTCAATTTCCAGTGGGGCACATGTAAATAGTCCCAGGTCCAGTGCCAATATATCTGCAAGTGGAATTGATGCCCTTGGAAAATCATATGAACATGAACCTAGTGCCAGAGTTGAGAATGAATCCCTCAACAGATCTTCAAATATTTCCACTTCAGACTCTGAAGATGAGGCACACTTTGAATCTCTAAAAAACACCACAACTAGTCTTCAAAAGCTGGACAGGGAGAACATATTGGGTGCTGAAAGTGCTAGCAATGAAGCTCAGCCATCATCTTCTCAATCTCAGCATCCTGGACTGAATAACAACCCACTAAATGCCAGTGTTTCTGAGCGGCAGGAATTGCAACTTGCTTCACCAGCAATTTCACCTGATGAGATGTATAGCTTTGTGTTTGCCCCAGTCGAGGAAGAGATGGTAGGAGACCCATCTTACTTGGTTGCCATCATTGTTGAATTCCTTCGCAG CACAAATTTGGAAAAGATCAAGGTTCATCCCAACCTCTATGTGCTGACGATACAGCTTCTAGCCCGCAATGAGCGGTATACAGAACTCACATTGTTCATCATAAACAAG GTTCTTGAGCCCTCAAAAGAAGTAGCAATGCAGCTTCTAGAGTCAGGTCGACAAAATTTCCAAATCAGGAAGTTGGGTCTGGATATGGTGAGACACCTCTCTTTACATCATGATTATGTGGTGCTACTAGTGCAAGATGGATATTATCTTGAAGCCTTGCGTTATGCAAGGAAGCACAAG GTCACTACTGTCCGGCCTTCATTGTTTCTTGAAGCAGCTTTAGCTTCCAATGATTCACAGCTTCTTGCTGCAGTGCTAAGATTCTTTTCAGACTTTATTCCTGGATTTAGAAACACATCGGATCACCATACGTACCACCGCATTCTTAGTGAGATGAACTCAGCCATTGCTACTTGA
- the LOC110633689 gene encoding uncharacterized protein LOC110633689 isoform X3, whose amino-acid sequence MSGKASSSQHTVGFSGSGGLSHVYIQYPPLRCRIPGSRGLYYDDGSKLLLGPTSNQVFSWKTVPFDPHVAPTSDSISEGPILSIRYSLDAKFIAIQRSSQEIQIWHRETGETFSHKCRSESESILGFFWTDCPLCDFVLVKTSGLDLLACDYESKLLDLVETRRLNVSWYVYTHESRLVLLASGMQCKTFTGFQLSSAGIVRLPRFEMAMAKSEANSKPVLAAEDIYIVTVYGRIYCMQIDRVAMLLHSYRFYRDAVVQQGSMPVYSSKIAVSVVDNVLLVHQVDAKVVILYDIFADSRAPISAPLPLLFRGFPRSNTSSSRFSGKDGESAEANISDHEAIIYGDDWTFLVPDLICDVANNFLWKIHLDLEAISASSSEVPSVLEFLQRRKLEANKAKQLCLAITRTVILERRPVSMVARVIDVLVSNYSYSIKTGSYLKGIKVERTSISSGAHVNSPRSSANISASGIDALGKSYEHEPSARVENESLNRSSNISTSDSEDEAHFESLKNTTTSLQKLDRENILGAESASNEAQPSSSQSQHPGLNNNPLNASVSERQELQLASPAISPDEMYSFVFAPVEEEMVGDPSYLVAIIVEFLRRTSS is encoded by the exons ATGTCTGGGAAAGCATCAAGTTCACAACATACTGTTGGTTTTAGTGGGTCTGGCGGGCTGTCACATGTTTACATTCAATATCCGCCTTTAAGATGTAGAATTCCAGGATCAAGGGGTTTATATTACGATGATGGGAGTAAGTTGCTACTTGGCCCAACATCTAATCAG GTGTTTTCTTGGAAGACTGTTCCTTTTGATCCTCATGTTGCGCCTACATCTGATTCAATAAGTGAAGGCCCAATCTTATCTATTAGATATTCTTTAGATGCGAAGTTCATAGCAATCCAACGTTCTAGTCAAGAGATACAGATTTGGCATAGAGAAACTGGGGAAACCTTCAGTCACAAGTGTAGGTCAGAGTCAGAGAGTATACTAGGATTCTTTTGGACTGATTGTCCACTGTGTGATTTTGTACTTGTGAAAACGAG TGGGCTCGATTTGCTTGCCTGTGATTATGAGTCAAAATTGCTTGACTTGGTGGAGACAAGGAGATTGAATGTGAGTTGGTATGTCTATACGCATGAAAGTCGTTTGGTTCTTCTTGCTTCAGGAATGCAATGCAAGACATTCACTGGATTTCAG CTCTCATCTGCCGGAATTGTTCGCTTGCCAAGGTTTGAGATGGCAATGGCCAAATCTGAGGCTAACAGTAAGCCTGTCCTAGCTGCTGAAGATATCTATATTGTGACTGT GTATGGGAGAatatattgcatgcaaattgacaGAGTAGCAATGCTGCTGCACTCTTATAGGTTTTATCGTGATGCTGTTGTACAACAG GGTTCCATGCCAGTTTATTCAAGCAAGATTGCAGTGAGTGTAGTCGATAATGTACTGCTTGTCCATCAAGTGGATGCAAAGGTTGTTATACTCTATGACATATTTGCTGATTCTCGAGCACCCATCTCTGctccacttcctctactgtttaGAGGTTTCCCTAGGTCCAATACTTCTTCCTCTCGATTTAGTGGCAAAGATGGTGAAAGTGCAGAGGCCAACATAAGTGATCATGAAGCAATCATTTATGGAGATGACTGGACATTTCTAGTTCCAGACCTTATATGCGATGTTGCTAACAATTTCTTGTGGAAGATCCATCTAGACTTAGAG GCAATTTCTGCAAGTAGCTCTGAAGTTCCTTCAGTGCTAGAGTTCCTGCAGCGACGGAAGTTGGAAGCTAATAAG GCTAAACAGTTGTGCCTGGCAATAACACGTACTGTCATCTTGGAAAGGAGGCCGGTGTCCATGGTTGCCAGGGTAATAGATGTACTTGTTAGTAACTATTCCTATTCAATCAAAACAGGCAGCTATCTCAAGGGAATAAAAGTGGAGAGAACTTCAATTTCCAGTGGGGCACATGTAAATAGTCCCAGGTCCAGTGCCAATATATCTGCAAGTGGAATTGATGCCCTTGGAAAATCATATGAACATGAACCTAGTGCCAGAGTTGAGAATGAATCCCTCAACAGATCTTCAAATATTTCCACTTCAGACTCTGAAGATGAGGCACACTTTGAATCTCTAAAAAACACCACAACTAGTCTTCAAAAGCTGGACAGGGAGAACATATTGGGTGCTGAAAGTGCTAGCAATGAAGCTCAGCCATCATCTTCTCAATCTCAGCATCCTGGACTGAATAACAACCCACTAAATGCCAGTGTTTCTGAGCGGCAGGAATTGCAACTTGCTTCACCAGCAATTTCACCTGATGAGATGTATAGCTTTGTGTTTGCCCCAGTCGAGGAAGAGATGGTAGGAGACCCATCTTACTTGGTTGCCATCATTGTTGAATTCCTTCGCAG AACTTCTTCATGA